The Arthrobacter sp. NicSoilC5 genome has a window encoding:
- a CDS encoding GNAT family N-acetyltransferase encodes MDFRLRQATPEDAEAVVLMQTLAHEECYPHLLSPAFFERRRAGIPERVERRRAFLDTREPRILAFDADNQLVGYADAGPGREDDAPEALELYSIYTLRRTYGSGLGAALVRAAVGSGPTYLWVLEDNPRALAFYLKQGFRPDGKRNTLPPEWEALPELRLVRRAKEATER; translated from the coding sequence ATGGACTTTCGACTTCGCCAGGCCACCCCGGAAGACGCCGAGGCCGTGGTGCTCATGCAGACGCTGGCGCACGAGGAGTGCTACCCGCACCTGCTCTCGCCGGCCTTCTTCGAGCGGCGCCGGGCCGGCATCCCGGAACGGGTGGAGCGGCGACGGGCGTTCCTGGACACCCGGGAGCCGCGGATCCTCGCCTTCGACGCCGACAACCAGCTGGTGGGCTACGCGGACGCCGGCCCCGGGCGGGAGGACGACGCTCCTGAAGCGCTGGAGCTTTACTCGATCTACACCCTCAGGCGCACCTATGGGAGCGGCCTGGGGGCAGCACTGGTGCGTGCCGCCGTCGGCTCCGGTCCGACGTACCTGTGGGTGCTGGAAGACAACCCGCGCGCGCTTGCCTTCTACCTGAAACAGGGGTTCCGGCCCGACGGTAAACGCAACACCCTCCCACCCGAATGGGAGGCACTTCCCGAACTCCGGCTGGTCCGGAGGGCCAAGGAGGCAACGGAGCGTTGA
- a CDS encoding DUF1254 domain-containing protein, translating into MKLEHLLIFFTVMAGTWFAATYFWPRMLLSVFKRAIVVKGFGEGPIPVNTLYTQSQALFADPLNMPAGTSRVASAGVNRDTLLTLGWLDLSKGPLVLHVPDMGGRYYSVQFTNPSNNTNFAYVGKRTTGTGAGDFLITGPGWSGVVPGGMGHIASPRRSVLLIGRVLVYDDGDLPAAHRLSTQLRLAPLP; encoded by the coding sequence ATGAAGCTGGAACACCTGCTCATCTTTTTCACGGTCATGGCGGGCACGTGGTTCGCTGCCACCTATTTTTGGCCCCGCATGCTCCTCTCCGTTTTCAAGCGGGCCATCGTGGTCAAGGGCTTCGGCGAAGGTCCCATTCCCGTCAACACCCTCTACACCCAGTCGCAGGCGCTCTTCGCAGACCCGCTCAATATGCCGGCGGGCACCTCCCGAGTGGCATCGGCCGGCGTCAACCGGGACACCCTCCTGACCTTGGGTTGGCTGGACCTCTCGAAAGGTCCACTGGTGCTCCACGTGCCGGACATGGGAGGGCGCTACTACAGCGTGCAGTTCACCAACCCCTCGAACAACACCAATTTCGCCTACGTCGGCAAGCGCACCACCGGAACAGGGGCAGGGGACTTCCTCATCACAGGGCCTGGATGGTCCGGTGTTGTTCCGGGCGGGATGGGGCATATCGCTTCTCCACGCCGCTCGGTGCTCCTCATCGGCCGCGTACTGGTCTACGACGACGGCGACCTGCCAGCCGCGCACAGGCTCTCGACGCAGCTTCGCCTAGCGCCCCTGCCGTAA
- a CDS encoding OFA family MFS transporter has translation MGFLDRDHSIAPPGFNRWLVPPAALAVHLCIGQAYATSVYKTALVKHFGASLTEVGVIFSIAIVMLGLSAAVMGTWVDTNGPRKAMFTSAMFWAGGFLIGSVGIFTRQLWLVYLGYGVVGGIGLGIGYISPVSTLIKWFPDRPGLATGMAIMGFGGGALIASPVSQALLKAYDPNSGAQGWVASGDAVGKLFLTLAVVYLAYMLFGAFTVRVPADGWRPAGFDPSKVKAAKLVTTENVSAKNAIKTRQFWLVWVALFCNVTAGIGILEQAAPMIQDFFRQSDGKSLVSAGVAAGFVGLLSIGNMSGRFVWSATSDVTGRKRIYMVYLGVGAVLYTVLALAGSSATALYVVLAFVIISFYGGGFATVPAYLRDLFGTFQVGAIHGRLLTAWSAAGVAGPLIVNSILDAQGKPGQLNAVSYQPALLTMVALLVIGFVANLLVKPVDARFHESRPERHESTMEA, from the coding sequence ATGGGCTTCCTGGACCGTGACCACTCCATCGCCCCGCCGGGCTTCAACCGCTGGCTGGTCCCGCCGGCGGCGCTCGCCGTCCACTTGTGCATCGGGCAGGCCTACGCCACCAGCGTGTACAAGACCGCGCTGGTGAAGCACTTCGGTGCCAGCCTGACCGAGGTGGGCGTGATCTTCTCCATCGCCATCGTCATGCTGGGCCTTTCCGCCGCGGTCATGGGCACCTGGGTGGACACCAACGGCCCGCGCAAGGCGATGTTCACGTCCGCGATGTTCTGGGCGGGCGGCTTCCTCATCGGTTCGGTGGGCATCTTCACCCGGCAGCTCTGGCTGGTCTACCTGGGCTACGGCGTGGTGGGCGGCATCGGACTGGGCATCGGGTACATCTCGCCGGTGTCCACGCTGATCAAGTGGTTCCCGGACCGGCCGGGCCTGGCCACCGGCATGGCGATCATGGGCTTCGGCGGCGGCGCACTGATCGCCAGCCCGGTATCCCAGGCCCTGCTCAAGGCGTACGATCCCAACTCCGGTGCCCAGGGCTGGGTTGCCAGCGGTGATGCCGTGGGCAAGCTCTTCCTGACCCTCGCCGTCGTCTATCTCGCCTACATGCTGTTCGGCGCGTTTACCGTCCGGGTGCCCGCCGACGGGTGGCGCCCCGCCGGGTTCGACCCCTCCAAGGTCAAGGCGGCCAAGCTGGTGACCACCGAGAACGTCTCGGCCAAGAACGCCATCAAGACGCGCCAGTTCTGGCTGGTGTGGGTGGCGCTGTTCTGCAACGTCACGGCCGGCATCGGCATCCTGGAGCAGGCCGCGCCCATGATCCAGGACTTCTTCCGGCAGTCCGACGGCAAGTCCCTGGTGAGCGCCGGCGTGGCCGCTGGTTTCGTGGGGCTGCTGTCCATCGGCAACATGTCCGGCCGGTTCGTTTGGTCCGCCACCTCCGACGTCACGGGCCGCAAGCGGATCTACATGGTGTACCTGGGCGTGGGTGCCGTGCTGTACACGGTGCTGGCGCTGGCCGGGTCCAGTGCCACGGCCCTTTACGTGGTGCTCGCCTTCGTCATCATCTCGTTCTATGGGGGCGGTTTTGCCACCGTTCCGGCTTATCTGCGGGACCTGTTCGGGACGTTCCAGGTGGGCGCCATCCACGGCCGGCTGCTGACCGCGTGGTCCGCCGCCGGTGTGGCCGGGCCACTGATCGTCAACAGCATCCTGGATGCGCAGGGCAAGCCCGGCCAGCTGAATGCGGTGTCCTACCAGCCGGCGCTGCTGACCATGGTGGCGCTGCTGGTGATTGGCTTTGTGGCCAACCTGCTGGTCAAGCCCGTCGACGCACGGTTCCACGAATCCCGCCCCGAGCGGCACGAATCCACCATGGAGGCCTGA
- a CDS encoding LacI family DNA-binding transcriptional regulator — protein MSENSFRNSGIAAVAALAGVSTGTVSKALNGTGQLRESTRLRVRAAAEEVGWLPNGAARSIRGGRTYTVGVITTDSYGRFSIPILRGVEDALGLGEMLCFLCDSRDDPIREQHYVRTLLARQVDGIIAVGRKVDPRTPLGEHLPVPVIYAFAPSTDPLDCSVTADERGGARRAVDHLIKTGRRRIAHITGLENHASAALRAEGFLAAMADQGLEPVGDIWYGSWSEEWGHNGVRALLANHPDVDAIFCGSDQIARGAAYELERHGRSIPDDVALIGVDNWSPFTDGYRPHLSSVDLNLSTIGRRAGEALLSALDGVPRPGVHIVDCDLIVRESSGPPR, from the coding sequence ATGTCGGAAAATAGTTTCCGTAATTCCGGCATAGCGGCGGTAGCCGCGCTCGCGGGAGTTTCGACCGGAACAGTGTCAAAGGCCTTGAACGGCACGGGCCAGCTGCGGGAGTCGACGCGGCTGCGCGTCCGCGCTGCCGCGGAGGAAGTTGGCTGGCTGCCCAATGGCGCAGCACGAAGCATCCGCGGTGGCAGGACGTACACAGTGGGGGTGATCACCACCGACAGTTACGGACGCTTCAGCATTCCCATTCTGCGCGGGGTCGAGGACGCGCTCGGCCTCGGGGAGATGCTCTGCTTCCTGTGCGACAGCCGGGACGACCCCATCCGGGAGCAGCACTACGTGCGTACGCTCCTGGCACGGCAGGTTGATGGAATCATCGCCGTCGGGCGCAAGGTGGATCCGCGGACGCCGCTGGGGGAGCACCTGCCCGTACCGGTCATCTATGCCTTTGCGCCGTCAACCGATCCGCTGGACTGCTCAGTCACCGCGGACGAGCGCGGCGGCGCCCGCCGTGCCGTTGACCACCTGATCAAGACCGGCAGGCGTCGAATCGCCCACATCACCGGCCTGGAAAACCATGCGTCCGCCGCGCTGCGTGCGGAAGGTTTCCTTGCCGCCATGGCTGATCAGGGCCTGGAGCCAGTGGGGGACATCTGGTATGGAAGCTGGAGTGAGGAATGGGGCCACAACGGGGTCCGTGCGCTGCTGGCCAACCACCCGGACGTGGACGCCATCTTCTGTGGCAGCGACCAGATCGCCCGGGGCGCCGCCTATGAACTTGAACGGCACGGCCGGTCGATCCCCGACGATGTAGCACTGATCGGCGTGGACAACTGGTCCCCGTTCACCGATGGGTACCGGCCGCATCTTTCCAGCGTGGACCTGAACCTTTCCACGATCGGCCGCCGCGCGGGGGAGGCCCTGTTGTCAGCCCTGGACGGGGTCCCGCGTCCAGGGGTTCACATTGTGGACTGCGACCTCATCGTCCGGGAGTCCTCAGGTCCGCCGAGGTGA
- a CDS encoding DUF1214 domain-containing protein, translating to MRRAYAYFAALVGIICVAFILAMLFLPLNRTVRSDVLQGFLIGFGLAFVTAQVYARIKAVRVNGWITMPGLGDPGNGVLLRAACAQLFPGPVNTPEEAVYWWANSDASGALLTGRHQYVLRFPPGGLPPTNAFWSLTMGDARNRFVANPLHRYSVSDRSGLVPGPDGSVEVCIQAIPPAGREPNWLPAPDGKFILWLRVYEPGFAVLDGSYVVPAVARAGGGTP from the coding sequence TTGAGGAGGGCCTATGCCTACTTCGCCGCGCTGGTGGGCATCATCTGCGTGGCGTTCATCCTTGCCATGCTCTTCCTCCCGCTGAACCGGACCGTCCGCAGCGATGTGCTGCAGGGCTTCCTGATCGGCTTTGGCCTGGCTTTCGTCACCGCCCAGGTGTACGCCAGGATCAAAGCCGTCCGGGTGAACGGGTGGATCACCATGCCCGGCCTGGGCGATCCCGGCAACGGCGTGCTGCTGCGCGCTGCCTGCGCCCAGCTGTTCCCGGGCCCGGTGAACACACCGGAAGAAGCGGTCTACTGGTGGGCCAATTCTGACGCCTCGGGCGCCCTGCTGACCGGCCGGCACCAGTACGTCCTCCGGTTCCCGCCCGGCGGACTGCCGCCCACCAACGCCTTTTGGTCACTCACGATGGGCGACGCCCGGAACCGCTTCGTGGCCAACCCCCTCCACAGGTACAGCGTGAGCGACAGGTCCGGACTGGTCCCCGGCCCTGACGGCTCTGTTGAGGTCTGCATCCAGGCCATCCCTCCGGCAGGCCGCGAACCCAACTGGCTGCCCGCCCCGGACGGAAAGTTCATCCTCTGGCTGCGTGTCTACGAGCCCGGCTTTGCAGTCCTGGACGGAAGCTATGTGGTTCCGGCAGTGGCCAGGGCGGGAGGCGGGACGCCATGA
- a CDS encoding SPFH domain-containing protein: MDPTTVIAVVVVILLLIVARMSIRIVRQYEKGVLFRLGRVVGVREPGLRLIVPVIDRLPLVSLRIVTMPIQSQGIITQDNVSVDVSAVAYYRVVDAVKSIVAIENVAAAIDQIAQTTLRKVVGQHTLDQTLSETARINADIRQILDVLSVEWGVEVTLVELKDIQLPESMKRAMARQAEAEREKRAKIIAAEGEAIAATALGDASDTMMAHPLALQLRNLQSLVEIGVDKNTTVVFPAPLMSTIGELSAFLAREGQAASAGKPPIKAA, translated from the coding sequence ATGGACCCCACCACCGTCATTGCGGTTGTTGTCGTCATCCTGCTGCTCATCGTGGCGAGGATGTCCATCCGGATTGTGCGCCAATACGAGAAGGGTGTGCTCTTCCGGCTTGGCCGGGTGGTCGGCGTGCGGGAGCCCGGGCTGCGGCTGATCGTCCCGGTCATCGACCGGCTGCCGCTGGTCAGCCTGCGGATCGTCACCATGCCCATCCAGTCCCAGGGCATCATCACCCAGGACAACGTGAGCGTGGATGTTTCAGCGGTGGCCTACTACCGCGTGGTGGACGCCGTGAAGTCCATTGTCGCGATCGAAAACGTTGCCGCGGCCATCGACCAGATCGCCCAGACCACCCTGCGGAAAGTCGTGGGCCAGCACACCCTGGACCAGACCCTGTCCGAGACCGCGCGGATCAACGCTGACATCCGGCAAATCCTCGACGTGCTCAGCGTCGAGTGGGGCGTGGAGGTCACCCTCGTTGAGCTGAAAGATATCCAGTTGCCCGAAAGCATGAAGCGGGCCATGGCCCGCCAGGCTGAAGCTGAACGTGAGAAGAGGGCCAAGATCATCGCCGCCGAAGGCGAGGCCATCGCCGCAACGGCGCTCGGCGACGCGTCGGACACCATGATGGCCCACCCGCTGGCCCTGCAGCTCAGGAACCTGCAGTCCCTCGTGGAAATCGGCGTGGACAAGAACACCACCGTGGTGTTCCCCGCGCCGCTCATGAGCACCATCGGCGAACTGTCGGCTTTCCTGGCCCGGGAGGGCCAGGCGGCCTCCGCCGGTAAACCGCCCATCAAGGCCGCCTGA
- a CDS encoding sugar ABC transporter substrate-binding protein, which produces MKRTKLAAALALAASLTLTATGCGGPSGSDTLQASSGGEPSGTITLWARDSQKGFMDILADAYNKSHKAQVQVTIVPSGNFVQKFGTATAGGSGPDVASIDLVYLPYFASTGVLQDITDEASKLPYKDKLSPSHARLSTWEDKTYALPFTAEASVLFYNKELFQKAGLDPAKPPANYEEILSAAKKIRALGPDTYGFTMAGQCGGCNIFEFTPSVWASGGDVLSADGKTAKLDSPEVTKALTFYKQMHDAGVMPEAAKTDSGTAQPALFQAGKVGMVVLGAFFTQTLNTDKKIDYGIAPIPGENGGSASFAGGDNIAVTTGSKNKPAAWDFVKWATGDEAQTLLAKNSIVPVRTDLVKSVYASADPRNEIFSKALETGKTPYSVVENKLFNDNNGPWATMINEAVFGGDVQAAQQKAQQAAQQIIQTGP; this is translated from the coding sequence ATGAAACGCACAAAACTCGCCGCAGCACTGGCGCTGGCGGCATCCCTCACCCTCACAGCCACCGGCTGCGGCGGACCTTCCGGCTCAGACACGCTGCAGGCCTCCTCCGGCGGGGAGCCCAGCGGGACCATCACGCTTTGGGCACGCGATTCGCAGAAAGGATTCATGGACATCCTTGCGGATGCCTACAACAAGTCGCACAAGGCCCAGGTCCAGGTGACCATCGTGCCCAGCGGAAACTTCGTACAGAAATTCGGCACCGCCACCGCCGGCGGGTCGGGACCGGACGTGGCATCGATCGACCTGGTCTACCTGCCCTACTTCGCGTCCACCGGCGTCTTGCAGGACATCACGGACGAGGCATCCAAACTGCCGTACAAGGACAAGCTCAGCCCGTCCCACGCCCGACTCTCCACCTGGGAGGACAAGACCTACGCCCTGCCCTTCACGGCGGAAGCGTCCGTGCTGTTCTACAACAAGGAACTCTTTCAAAAGGCGGGCCTTGATCCCGCCAAGCCGCCGGCCAACTACGAGGAAATCCTCAGCGCAGCCAAGAAAATACGTGCACTGGGACCGGACACCTACGGCTTCACCATGGCCGGACAATGCGGCGGCTGCAACATCTTCGAGTTCACACCCAGCGTCTGGGCCAGCGGTGGTGACGTGCTCTCCGCCGATGGCAAGACCGCCAAGCTGGATTCCCCCGAGGTAACCAAGGCGTTGACGTTCTACAAGCAGATGCACGACGCCGGCGTGATGCCGGAGGCGGCGAAGACCGACTCCGGCACAGCCCAGCCCGCCCTGTTCCAGGCCGGAAAAGTGGGCATGGTGGTGCTCGGTGCCTTCTTCACGCAGACCTTGAACACGGACAAGAAGATCGACTACGGCATCGCCCCGATCCCGGGCGAGAACGGCGGGTCGGCCTCCTTTGCGGGTGGTGACAACATTGCCGTCACCACGGGATCGAAGAACAAGCCTGCGGCATGGGACTTCGTGAAGTGGGCCACCGGCGACGAGGCCCAGACCCTGCTGGCCAAGAATTCCATCGTTCCTGTCAGGACCGACCTGGTGAAGAGCGTCTATGCCTCGGCGGACCCCCGCAACGAGATTTTCAGCAAGGCGCTCGAAACCGGAAAGACACCATACAGCGTCGTGGAAAACAAGTTGTTCAACGACAACAACGGGCCCTGGGCCACCATGATCAACGAGGCCGTATTCGGCGGCGACGTCCAGGCCGCGCAGCAGAAGGCGCAGCAGGCCGCCCAGCAGATTATCCAGACCGGACCCTGA
- a CDS encoding potassium channel family protein: MDFEGVLLTAVGAALILLMIADVFHTLLYPHGSGPVGRTIMRGFWLLSRKLRGGASSVAAPLAMAAVIAAWATLAAVGWALLYLPHLPAGFSYSNDIPRQADFAEALYISLVALSTAGFGEIVAIHPVLRLVMAFQAVAGFGLLTATVSWILQTYPALSRRRALAHRLNLFREAAGTSGIAALEAGHAAGLLEAMAENVASVSIDLLSFHETYYFHEVEQRGSLPATLAYAHQLASEAQASDNPELRFAGRMLYAALDDLAEVLRGKFGHVGDTSSDVFDHYELHHRHRRPPAPRA; encoded by the coding sequence ATGGACTTCGAGGGCGTGCTTTTGACGGCGGTTGGCGCGGCGCTGATTCTGCTGATGATCGCCGACGTCTTCCACACCTTGCTCTACCCGCATGGCTCGGGTCCCGTGGGACGGACCATCATGCGCGGGTTCTGGCTGCTGTCCAGGAAACTCAGGGGCGGCGCCTCATCAGTCGCCGCACCGCTGGCCATGGCTGCGGTCATCGCTGCCTGGGCCACCCTGGCTGCCGTGGGCTGGGCGCTCCTGTACCTCCCCCACCTGCCGGCCGGCTTCTCCTATTCGAACGACATCCCCCGGCAGGCCGACTTCGCCGAGGCGCTCTACATTTCGCTGGTGGCCCTGTCCACCGCCGGTTTCGGTGAGATCGTGGCCATCCATCCGGTCCTCCGGCTGGTGATGGCGTTCCAGGCCGTGGCAGGTTTTGGCCTGCTCACCGCCACGGTTTCCTGGATCCTGCAGACCTACCCGGCGCTGAGCCGGCGGCGTGCCCTTGCCCACCGGCTCAACCTGTTCCGGGAAGCGGCGGGAACCTCCGGCATCGCGGCGCTGGAAGCCGGTCATGCGGCGGGACTGCTGGAGGCGATGGCCGAAAACGTGGCGTCCGTGAGCATCGATCTCCTGTCCTTCCACGAGACCTACTACTTCCACGAGGTGGAACAGCGGGGATCGCTGCCGGCCACCCTTGCCTACGCCCACCAGCTGGCCTCGGAAGCCCAGGCCAGCGACAACCCTGAACTGCGGTTTGCCGGGCGGATGCTCTACGCGGCCCTGGATGACCTGGCAGAAGTGCTGCGCGGAAAGTTCGGCCATGTGGGAGACACGTCCTCCGACGTGTTCGACCACTACGAACTCCACCACCGGCACCGGCGGCCCCCGGCCCCGCGGGCGTGA
- a CDS encoding beta-L-arabinofuranosidase domain-containing protein has translation MTSVHDIPAPASGQGASNGTAAGPVGATASGHYALRPLAFNSARLRPEGHLGSWQELNRTATIPHCIENVESSGALDNFRRLAGESDAAFRGFWFQDTDLYKTLEAVGWEAGRQADPRWEEYLESVGTLLAKVQESDGYLNTWVQGVEPGQRWDKLQWSHELYTAGHLLQAAVAAARTTGNGTIVEVARRVADCVVETFGPGGVEKIDGHPEVETALVELYRLTGDKRYLDTAVRQLDLRGHDILPDDRFGRQYFQDHLPIRKAAQEATGHAVRQVYLSTGVADAYLENGDRSLLEAAESLWENIFSQKAYLTGALGSRHRDEAFGDTFELPPDRAYAETCASIASLHFSWRLLLATGNGKYADEMERALYNGIAASTSLEGNSFFYSNPLQLRTGHDGSTEDAPSERLSWYACACCPPNLARLVASLHHYVATQDESGLQLQLLHDGEVRASGEPFGGEVSVATTTDYPWDETASIEVTAPAGEWTLSVRIPSWCEHPQVVIDGSAVEAAPDALGYIRLHRDWEGRTTVLLTLPMPARIVSANPRVDAVRGTVALARGPVVYCLEQHDQADGVVLEDLAIDAAAPVEIIPADGIPGVRTILKAAGVARTPGQQPLYRTHGADAVEQRPVALTAIPYFRWANRGPAAMRVWIPVA, from the coding sequence ATGACATCTGTTCACGACATTCCGGCACCGGCCAGCGGCCAGGGGGCCAGCAACGGGACCGCAGCAGGGCCAGTCGGGGCGACGGCGTCCGGGCATTACGCGCTTCGCCCGCTGGCCTTCAACTCCGCGCGGCTGCGCCCGGAGGGACACCTGGGCAGCTGGCAGGAGCTCAACCGGACTGCCACCATCCCCCATTGCATAGAGAATGTGGAATCCAGCGGCGCCCTGGACAACTTCCGGCGCCTGGCCGGCGAGAGCGATGCGGCCTTCCGGGGTTTCTGGTTCCAGGACACAGACCTCTACAAGACGCTGGAGGCGGTGGGATGGGAGGCCGGCCGCCAGGCCGACCCGCGCTGGGAAGAGTACCTGGAGTCCGTGGGCACCCTCCTGGCCAAGGTGCAGGAGTCCGACGGCTACCTGAATACGTGGGTGCAAGGCGTCGAGCCCGGCCAGCGCTGGGACAAGCTCCAATGGAGCCATGAATTGTACACCGCCGGCCACCTGCTGCAGGCCGCCGTGGCAGCGGCCCGCACCACCGGAAACGGAACCATCGTGGAGGTGGCCCGCCGTGTTGCTGACTGCGTCGTGGAAACCTTCGGCCCGGGCGGCGTCGAAAAGATTGACGGCCACCCGGAAGTAGAAACGGCACTGGTGGAGCTCTACCGCCTGACCGGAGACAAACGCTACCTCGATACGGCAGTCCGGCAACTGGACCTGCGCGGCCACGACATCCTGCCCGACGACAGGTTCGGCCGCCAGTATTTCCAGGACCACCTTCCCATTCGCAAGGCAGCCCAGGAAGCAACCGGGCACGCGGTGCGGCAGGTTTACCTCTCAACCGGAGTAGCCGATGCCTACCTCGAAAACGGTGATCGGTCCCTGCTGGAGGCCGCCGAATCGCTATGGGAGAACATATTTTCCCAAAAGGCCTATCTGACCGGCGCCCTGGGATCGCGCCACCGGGACGAGGCGTTCGGGGACACCTTTGAGCTGCCACCGGACCGCGCCTACGCCGAGACCTGCGCCTCCATAGCGAGCCTGCACTTCAGCTGGCGCCTGCTGCTCGCCACAGGCAATGGCAAATATGCCGATGAGATGGAACGGGCCCTCTACAACGGCATCGCCGCCTCGACCTCCCTGGAGGGCAACAGCTTCTTCTACTCGAATCCGCTGCAGCTGCGCACCGGCCACGACGGATCCACCGAGGACGCGCCGTCGGAACGCCTGTCCTGGTACGCGTGCGCCTGCTGCCCGCCGAACCTGGCACGACTGGTGGCGTCCCTGCACCACTACGTGGCCACGCAGGATGAGTCCGGGCTGCAGCTTCAGCTGCTGCATGACGGCGAGGTGCGCGCTTCGGGCGAGCCTTTCGGTGGTGAAGTATCAGTTGCCACCACAACGGATTACCCGTGGGACGAGACGGCCAGCATCGAGGTTACGGCCCCTGCCGGCGAATGGACGCTTTCTGTGCGCATCCCTTCCTGGTGCGAGCACCCCCAGGTTGTGATTGACGGCTCCGCGGTGGAGGCCGCGCCGGACGCACTGGGCTATATCCGGTTGCACCGCGACTGGGAAGGCAGGACCACAGTCCTGCTCACACTACCCATGCCGGCCCGTATTGTTAGCGCTAACCCACGTGTTGACGCCGTCCGCGGAACCGTCGCCCTGGCGCGTGGACCTGTCGTCTATTGCCTGGAGCAACACGACCAGGCAGACGGCGTCGTACTTGAAGACCTTGCCATCGACGCGGCCGCTCCAGTGGAAATCATCCCCGCGGACGGCATCCCGGGGGTGCGAACGATACTCAAGGCCGCAGGAGTGGCCCGTACCCCGGGGCAGCAACCGCTCTACCGAACCCACGGAGCTGATGCCGTGGAGCAGCGGCCCGTCGCACTGACTGCCATTCCGTATTTCCGCTGGGCGAACCGCGGTCCGGCCGCCATGCGGGTCTGGATCCCCGTCGCCTAG